In Flavobacterium lacustre, a genomic segment contains:
- a CDS encoding T9SS type A sorting domain-containing protein: MVSFSRYILIVLLIATSIGYSQTKGLIYKPAGDALGKSVLDPNGDGYTSLTTAGFSGTDYGSASELNMVPLPIIGAEPTGDLTTGGSGGATDIVSVGENSNQSCYILYKTVGGIDYLIIRFRLGSASTAAKGYSLLMDTDGTFGSQYTDPKNPGYEREIVLNTGSSNAVVVNTFSGLAGGITSAVNFSNENYTQRSIALTTVSGDSDYFYDFFIPYSALGLTTQPVRIAAATISSAGSGITGTKSDYNGVNDKLYGNNSTAIANALISTFPATSLTSLTSGTSFANPITLSPVVNSGVTASSTSISGTSTETNGTVITIYKNGTSIGTTTVTSNSWTLTSVSGLAAGNIITAKAQAVGKDLSLVSNSITVNVAAICFTPAPTNLVRTNGSQVVTGSWSPVNGTITASTVQIRLWEQSATNTFNELPSSVSVYVATNGTWSFTVTTTQSTFNGMNVYATATYNGCSSAYSNVAMKTSGSGSTKTVKPTMVTSTILASPTVARTVQVTNVDTSASYLILYINGYEVARTTSTIASNASYDFSYTGFVEGDVVVARAQSASASYLLSDISTSVTVSITSSPSTAPVISGTYIAGSGKTVTGTSTESAGTVIYLYKGATLLGSTTVDAYGNWSISGLTLTAADVLTATAKATGETISSSSNSITVAASAPAAPTVSGTSYQAGASSISGTGGLGSGNTLTIYVDGSPIGTILNAPASWTLSGIASGQLYKGAVITATNTNVSTGVESGLSNSVPVVGVASFCITDTSGNLITAKRSGETFNIKITAMDGANCSGSVFTGFNGTVVLSSSTNMLLGAGTTAVFVNGVLASHSIALGAPGTGITLSAINSNDPSTKGIATLDVTAAIWKGTTSTDFNTASNWTGSFVPVSGADISFDSLADNDCYLDQNRTVTNINFNSTTKKLNVNGKTLTINGAISGNGSSSGLLTGSDSSSLVFTGTGNAGTIYMDQTTLGTSNVLENLTLNRTSSGSVTLGNALSLSGVLTVTAGTFNTGDQITFKSDVNSTAIVGPVTGVINGKVTVERFIPGRRAFRFLSSAVTTTTSILANWQEGVNNNTTTTNNNPNPGFGTHITGSVSGANGFDATQTTNASMYAFNNSSGAWVTVLNTDVTTLESGFPYRLLVRGDRSTNLNTNTPALTNTVLRATGTLYTGTKVITDLNSNAGGYNFIGNPYQSPVDMNQVLQASTNLNKVFYYIWDPTLNLRGGYVSVDVGTGDKVPNTSSATKYLQPWQGCFVKTDVAGSPSLSFQEAYKQVSTANVNVFRKADVTSSLRLELYEANAFLTSGKSADALLIQFGSENSNEVNSNDANKFTNLDENFATKNNTTLLSIERRALPQAEEIVPLHVNQYRNANYTIVAEASNIEGVTPFLLDNFTQTYTEIPATGVVTYNYSVLSSDAQSVSSSRFNIVFKASSTLDIKSNELESGLKLYPNLVKDGWFMMSSSSDIQNIEIEIFNVLGQKIPFKTTNIDANTLKIEPSKSSAKGVYWVKMKQEGRISTQKIIVN, encoded by the coding sequence ATGGTTTCATTTAGTCGTTATATTTTAATTGTACTTTTAATTGCTACAAGTATTGGTTACTCCCAAACCAAAGGTTTGATTTATAAACCTGCAGGGGACGCATTAGGTAAAAGTGTTCTGGATCCTAATGGAGATGGGTACACTTCATTAACAACCGCTGGGTTTAGTGGTACTGATTATGGTTCTGCATCTGAGCTTAATATGGTGCCTTTGCCAATAATTGGAGCTGAACCTACAGGGGATTTGACTACAGGAGGTTCAGGAGGAGCTACGGATATTGTTAGTGTTGGAGAAAACAGTAATCAGTCTTGTTATATTCTTTACAAGACAGTTGGTGGAATTGATTATTTAATTATCAGGTTCCGGTTAGGAAGTGCTTCGACTGCTGCAAAAGGGTATTCTCTTTTAATGGACACGGATGGGACTTTTGGCTCGCAATATACTGATCCAAAGAATCCTGGATATGAGAGAGAGATTGTTTTAAATACAGGAAGTTCGAATGCTGTAGTTGTTAATACTTTTTCGGGTTTAGCAGGAGGAATTACATCTGCTGTAAATTTTAGTAATGAAAATTATACGCAACGCTCTATTGCTTTGACTACTGTAAGTGGGGATTCCGATTATTTTTATGATTTTTTTATACCGTATTCTGCTTTAGGGTTGACTACACAGCCGGTTAGAATTGCGGCGGCAACAATTAGCTCTGCGGGAAGTGGTATAACAGGAACCAAATCTGATTATAACGGTGTTAATGATAAGTTGTATGGTAATAATTCAACGGCTATTGCAAATGCATTAATTTCAACTTTTCCTGCTACTTCTTTGACTTCTTTGACTTCGGGTACGAGTTTTGCAAATCCTATTACATTGTCTCCTGTAGTTAATAGTGGTGTTACTGCTTCTAGCACCAGTATTTCGGGTACTAGTACGGAAACAAACGGTACAGTAATAACGATATACAAAAATGGAACATCTATTGGTACTACAACTGTAACATCAAATTCGTGGACATTAACAAGTGTAAGCGGTCTTGCAGCGGGAAATATTATTACCGCAAAAGCGCAAGCCGTAGGTAAAGATTTATCGTTGGTTTCTAATAGTATTACAGTAAATGTTGCTGCAATTTGTTTTACTCCGGCACCGACAAACTTGGTGAGAACCAATGGTTCTCAGGTTGTTACTGGAAGTTGGTCTCCTGTGAACGGAACGATTACTGCAAGTACGGTTCAAATTCGTTTGTGGGAACAATCAGCAACAAATACTTTTAATGAACTTCCATCTTCGGTTTCAGTATACGTTGCTACAAACGGGACTTGGTCTTTTACTGTAACTACTACACAAAGTACTTTTAATGGAATGAACGTTTATGCTACTGCTACCTATAATGGTTGTTCATCGGCATATTCAAATGTTGCAATGAAGACTTCTGGAAGTGGTAGTACTAAAACAGTCAAGCCAACAATGGTAACTTCAACAATTTTGGCTTCGCCAACAGTTGCAAGGACGGTTCAGGTTACAAACGTGGATACAAGTGCTTCTTATTTGATTTTATATATTAATGGGTATGAGGTGGCAAGAACGACTTCAACTATAGCTTCCAATGCTTCTTATGATTTTAGTTATACTGGATTTGTTGAAGGCGATGTTGTAGTTGCAAGAGCACAATCGGCATCAGCAAGTTATTTGTTGTCGGATATTTCTACTAGTGTAACTGTTAGTATTACATCAAGTCCATCAACAGCGCCAGTTATCTCTGGGACCTATATTGCAGGATCTGGAAAAACAGTTACTGGAACGAGTACTGAAAGTGCAGGAACTGTAATATACCTGTATAAAGGGGCAACATTATTAGGGTCAACTACGGTAGATGCTTATGGCAATTGGTCAATTTCTGGTTTGACATTGACAGCTGCAGATGTTCTTACAGCAACTGCAAAAGCAACTGGAGAAACAATAAGTTCTAGTTCAAATTCGATAACCGTGGCAGCATCAGCGCCTGCAGCTCCAACAGTTTCGGGGACTTCTTATCAAGCGGGTGCAAGCAGTATTAGTGGTACAGGTGGTCTGGGATCAGGAAACACGTTGACCATATATGTAGATGGTAGTCCAATAGGAACAATTCTTAACGCGCCGGCGAGCTGGACGCTTAGTGGTATTGCTTCGGGACAATTGTACAAAGGTGCTGTTATAACCGCTACTAATACTAATGTGAGTACTGGAGTTGAAAGTGGTTTGTCTAATTCTGTTCCAGTTGTAGGGGTAGCTAGTTTCTGTATTACGGATACTTCTGGAAATCTAATAACTGCTAAGCGATCAGGAGAGACTTTCAATATTAAAATTACGGCTATGGATGGTGCAAATTGTTCTGGTAGCGTGTTTACGGGATTTAATGGTACTGTGGTTTTGAGTAGTTCGACTAATATGCTTTTAGGAGCAGGAACCACGGCGGTATTTGTAAATGGAGTATTGGCTTCACATAGTATTGCTTTGGGTGCTCCAGGTACTGGTATTACTTTATCGGCAATCAATTCTAATGATCCTTCAACAAAAGGTATAGCAACACTCGATGTAACTGCTGCAATTTGGAAAGGAACAACAAGTACTGATTTTAATACTGCATCAAACTGGACAGGAAGTTTTGTTCCTGTTTCAGGAGCGGATATTTCGTTTGATTCACTTGCGGATAATGACTGTTATTTAGACCAAAATAGAACAGTTACCAATATTAATTTTAATAGTACAACCAAAAAATTAAATGTAAACGGAAAAACACTTACTATCAATGGAGCAATTTCAGGAAATGGATCTTCAAGTGGTTTGTTAACCGGAAGTGATAGTTCAAGTTTAGTGTTTACAGGAACAGGAAATGCAGGTACTATTTATATGGATCAAACTACTTTAGGAACTTCAAACGTGCTTGAAAATTTAACATTAAATAGAACTTCTTCGGGGAGTGTGACTTTAGGAAATGCATTGAGTTTAAGTGGAGTTCTAACAGTGACTGCAGGGACATTCAATACAGGAGATCAAATTACTTTTAAAAGCGATGTGAATTCTACAGCTATAGTAGGACCGGTAACAGGAGTTATTAATGGTAAAGTAACCGTAGAACGATTTATTCCGGGACGAAGAGCATTTCGTTTCTTGTCTTCGGCAGTTACCACTACAACAAGTATTCTTGCTAACTGGCAGGAAGGTGTAAATAATAATACGACAACTACAAACAATAATCCAAATCCAGGTTTTGGTACACATATCACAGGTTCTGTTTCCGGCGCCAATGGTTTTGATGCTACACAGACTACAAATGCTTCCATGTATGCATTTAATAATAGTTCTGGTGCTTGGGTTACGGTATTAAATACAGATGTAACTACATTAGAATCAGGATTCCCGTATAGACTATTAGTGAGAGGGGATAGAAGTACTAACCTAAATACAAATACACCTGCGCTAACCAATACGGTGCTAAGAGCTACGGGAACTTTGTATACAGGAACCAAAGTAATAACCGATCTTAATTCAAATGCAGGTGGATATAATTTTATTGGGAATCCATATCAATCACCTGTTGACATGAATCAAGTATTGCAGGCGTCAACAAATTTAAATAAGGTTTTTTATTATATATGGGATCCTACGTTGAATCTTAGAGGAGGTTACGTTTCTGTTGACGTTGGAACAGGGGACAAAGTTCCTAATACATCTTCGGCAACTAAATACTTGCAACCTTGGCAAGGCTGTTTTGTGAAAACAGATGTCGCGGGTTCGCCTTCGCTTAGTTTTCAAGAGGCTTATAAACAAGTAAGTACCGCTAATGTCAATGTTTTTAGAAAGGCAGACGTGACTTCAAGTTTAAGGTTGGAATTATACGAAGCCAATGCTTTTTTAACATCAGGAAAATCTGCCGATGCTTTGTTGATACAATTTGGTTCGGAGAATAGTAATGAAGTAAACAGTAATGATGCTAATAAATTTACGAACCTTGACGAAAATTTTGCAACCAAAAACAATACAACTTTATTAAGTATAGAAAGAAGAGCTTTGCCACAAGCAGAAGAAATAGTTCCGCTTCATGTTAATCAATATCGCAATGCAAATTATACTATTGTTGCTGAAGCAAGTAATATAGAGGGGGTAACACCATTTTTATTAGACAATTTTACGCAAACTTATACTGAAATTCCAGCAACAGGTGTTGTGACTTATAATTATTCTGTTCTTAGTTCCGATGCGCAATCTGTTTCTTCCAGTAGATTTAATATTGTGTTCAAAGCGAGTTCAACATTAGACATTAAATCAAACGAATTAGAATCAGGATTAAAACTTTATCCAAACCTAGTTAAAGACGGTTGGTTTATGATGAGTTCAAGTTCTGATATTCAAAATATAGAAATCGAAATTTTTAATGTATTGGGGCAAAAAATACCATTTAAGACGACGAATATAGATGCTAATACGCTGAAAATAGAGCCTTCAAAATCATCAGCTAAAGGAGTATATTGGGTAAAAATGAAACAGGAAGGACGAATATCTACCCAAAAAATCATCGTTAATTAA
- a CDS encoding DUF1501 domain-containing protein: MRRRNFIKLTSTASALSLLPTEVFALFKSAGMTECPDSSSKKIVLIQFAGANDGLNTIVPINQYDTYATLRPNIKLNNIGMTNGIINLDSTLALKDQVGLHPSLIGFKNLYDKGFMRIIQGVGYPSQNKSHFKSIDLWLTGGDGTIANNNLVSGWTGRFLENYYTNFLNSNFPLGIQLGSSDNSLGFHGEIEHGMSLNISGQDLSGFYSVVNGLSGEPPANIPDSEYGNLLQYIINNDTSTNSYAQSISNSFNSGSNSLIYPNTSLSNQLKTVARFISGGLQTKVYLVKVGGFDTHDMQVAANNTTHLGNHASLLTQVSDAINTFITDLNNQNMGNDVISVTFSEFGRKAGENASLGTDHGEIAPMFVFGNAINPGISGTNINLSEAVSANNYQVRTIQHDNRRVFSTILQDWFGASNQTLDLTFYNNTTNTGFSNIKIADFIKAQNTVNSSCYTDKLLSVNEFKNTSEVIVYPNPTSEIITVNAPNNNEIYTILIHSIDGKFIGKYRNPLNSSQFSINVENLPSGFYTLKIETTNGNFSKKVIVRR; this comes from the coding sequence ATGAGAAGAAGAAATTTTATTAAATTGACTTCAACAGCTAGTGCACTTTCATTGTTGCCTACAGAAGTTTTTGCTCTTTTTAAATCAGCCGGCATGACAGAGTGCCCTGATTCCAGTTCAAAAAAAATAGTGTTGATTCAATTCGCAGGAGCTAATGATGGATTAAATACCATTGTACCCATCAATCAATATGATACTTATGCAACGTTACGACCGAACATAAAGCTTAATAATATTGGCATGACAAATGGCATTATTAATCTGGATTCAACTTTAGCCTTAAAAGATCAGGTAGGATTACATCCTTCTCTCATTGGATTTAAAAATCTTTATGATAAAGGTTTTATGAGAATTATTCAAGGAGTTGGCTATCCTTCCCAAAACAAATCTCATTTTAAATCTATTGATTTATGGCTAACCGGAGGTGATGGAACTATAGCCAATAATAATTTAGTCAGTGGATGGACGGGACGTTTTCTTGAGAACTACTACACAAATTTTTTAAACTCAAACTTCCCCTTGGGAATTCAACTCGGTAGCAGTGATAATTCACTTGGTTTCCATGGAGAAATAGAACATGGCATGTCTCTAAACATTAGCGGCCAAGATTTATCAGGGTTTTATTCTGTTGTGAATGGTTTGAGCGGGGAACCTCCGGCAAACATTCCTGATTCAGAATACGGCAATTTACTTCAATACATTATTAACAATGATACTTCAACAAATTCTTATGCGCAAAGTATTTCAAATTCCTTTAATTCAGGATCTAATTCATTGATCTATCCTAATACAAGTTTATCCAATCAATTAAAAACTGTAGCTCGATTTATCTCAGGTGGCCTTCAAACCAAAGTCTACTTAGTAAAAGTAGGAGGATTTGACACACATGATATGCAAGTTGCTGCAAACAACACAACCCATTTAGGTAATCACGCTTCTCTTTTGACTCAGGTTTCTGACGCGATTAATACTTTCATTACAGATTTAAATAATCAAAACATGGGAAATGATGTTATTTCGGTAACTTTTTCAGAATTTGGAAGAAAAGCAGGAGAAAATGCCAGTCTAGGAACTGATCATGGCGAAATTGCACCAATGTTTGTTTTTGGAAACGCAATAAATCCTGGCATCTCAGGGACAAACATTAATTTATCAGAAGCAGTATCTGCTAATAATTATCAGGTTAGAACAATTCAGCATGACAACAGAAGGGTTTTCAGTACAATCCTTCAAGATTGGTTTGGAGCAAGCAATCAAACATTAGATTTAACTTTTTACAATAACACGACCAATACTGGATTTTCAAATATTAAAATAGCTGATTTTATAAAAGCTCAAAACACAGTTAATTCCTCCTGTTATACTGACAAGCTACTCTCTGTAAATGAATTCAAAAACACCTCTGAAGTTATCGTTTATCCAAATCCAACTTCAGAAATCATCACGGTAAATGCTCCAAATAACAATGAAATTTATACCATTTTAATTCATTCTATAGACGGGAAATTTATTGGAAAATACAGAAACCCTTTAAACAGCAGTCAGTTTTCAATAAATGTTGAAAATTTACCCTCAGGATTCTATACTTTAAAAATCGAGACCACCAATGGGAATTTTTCTAAAAAAGTAATAGTCCGAAGATAA
- a CDS encoding 5-(carboxyamino)imidazole ribonucleotide synthase yields the protein MNYFSSDFKLGILGGGQLGKMLLFDTRKFDIQTYVLDPSDEAPCKIACNQFFKGDLMDFETVYNFGKKVDVLTFEIELVNLEALEKLENEGIKVYPSPKTLKLIQNKGIQKDFYAHHAIPTANYKRFENIKSVIFDVLESKLKLPFVWKCTEFGYDGNGVKVIRQLSDLENLANVECIAEEMVPFKNELAVIVCRNPSGEIKTYPVVEMEFHPEANQVEYVICPARIDDTVAEKARAIALTVSEKFNHVGLLAVEMFQTEDDEILVNEVAPRPHNSGHYSIEASYTSQFENHLRAILNLPLGNTDSKVAGIMVNLSGEEGFSGDVVYENIQKILGWNGVTPHIYGKKQTRPFRKMGHVTIVNDDIKEARRIAEDVKNTIRVISTKSNN from the coding sequence ATGAATTATTTTTCTTCCGATTTTAAATTAGGAATTCTTGGCGGCGGACAACTCGGCAAAATGCTTTTGTTTGATACCCGAAAATTCGATATACAAACTTACGTTCTTGATCCAAGCGACGAAGCACCTTGCAAAATTGCATGCAATCAATTTTTTAAAGGCGACTTAATGGATTTTGAAACAGTTTATAATTTTGGTAAAAAAGTAGACGTTTTGACTTTTGAAATTGAACTGGTTAATCTTGAAGCTTTAGAAAAATTAGAAAACGAAGGCATCAAAGTATATCCTTCGCCAAAAACGTTGAAACTGATTCAAAACAAAGGAATTCAGAAAGATTTTTACGCACATCATGCTATTCCAACAGCAAATTATAAACGATTCGAAAATATAAAAAGTGTAATTTTCGATGTTTTAGAATCTAAATTAAAACTGCCTTTTGTATGGAAATGCACTGAATTTGGTTATGATGGAAACGGCGTAAAAGTCATCCGACAACTATCTGATTTAGAAAATTTAGCCAATGTAGAATGCATCGCAGAAGAAATGGTTCCGTTCAAAAACGAATTGGCCGTTATTGTTTGTCGCAATCCATCGGGCGAAATAAAAACATATCCTGTGGTTGAAATGGAGTTTCATCCCGAAGCCAACCAAGTCGAATATGTAATTTGTCCCGCACGAATTGACGACACAGTAGCCGAAAAAGCAAGAGCCATCGCCTTGACCGTTTCCGAAAAATTCAACCATGTAGGATTATTAGCCGTTGAAATGTTTCAAACCGAAGACGATGAAATTCTGGTTAACGAAGTCGCTCCACGTCCGCACAATTCAGGTCATTACAGCATCGAAGCCAGTTATACTTCACAATTTGAAAATCATTTACGGGCAATTCTCAACCTGCCTCTTGGAAATACCGATAGTAAGGTAGCAGGAATTATGGTCAATCTTTCTGGCGAAGAAGGATTTTCAGGAGATGTAGTTTATGAAAATATTCAAAAAATATTAGGTTGGAACGGTGTTACACCACACATTTACGGAAAAAAACAAACCCGTCCTTTCCGAAAAATGGGACATGTCACCATCGTAAATGATGATATTAAAGAAGCCCGTAGAATTGCCGAGGATGTAAAGAATACGATTCGAGTAATTAGCACTAAATCAAATAATTAA
- the purE gene encoding 5-(carboxyamino)imidazole ribonucleotide mutase — protein MKVAVIMGSISDMPVMQEAIDILKGFDIEIEVDIVSAHRTPEKLFDFSQNAHTRGISVIIAGAGGAAHLPGMVASMSPLPVIGVPIKSSNSIDGWDSVLSILQMPGGVPVATVALNGAKNAGILAVQIIGSHNKNVLEKVIKYKTGLKEAVNVASESLKK, from the coding sequence ATGAAAGTAGCCGTAATAATGGGAAGTATCTCGGATATGCCCGTAATGCAAGAAGCAATAGACATCCTGAAAGGATTTGACATAGAAATAGAAGTTGATATCGTTTCGGCACACAGAACACCGGAAAAATTATTTGATTTTAGTCAAAATGCACATACTCGCGGTATTTCGGTAATCATTGCCGGAGCTGGCGGCGCAGCACATTTACCAGGAATGGTGGCCTCAATGTCTCCCCTTCCAGTAATTGGCGTTCCTATAAAATCCAGTAATTCTATCGATGGTTGGGATAGTGTTTTATCCATTCTTCAAATGCCGGGTGGCGTTCCTGTTGCAACCGTAGCTTTAAACGGTGCCAAAAACGCAGGGATTTTGGCCGTGCAAATCATTGGAAGTCATAACAAAAATGTCTTAGAAAAAGTCATTAAATACAAAACAGGATTAAAAGAGGCTGTTAATGTAGCTTCTGAAAGTCTAAAAAAATAA
- the hpt gene encoding hypoxanthine phosphoribosyltransferase: MIQLHDKQFVPFISAQEIDFAIAKIVAQVQDDFFDETPVFVGVLNGAFMVVSDFMKLYKRPCEVSFIKMASYEGTSSSETVKELIGINQDLTGRTVIIIEDIVDTGNTLLELKELFKKQNVKHFKIATLFLKPEAYKKDLKIDYVGIRIPNKFIVGFGLDYDGLGRNLPEVYQLKD; this comes from the coding sequence ATGATACAACTTCACGATAAACAATTTGTTCCGTTTATTTCTGCCCAAGAAATAGATTTTGCAATCGCTAAAATAGTTGCTCAAGTTCAAGATGATTTTTTCGATGAAACACCAGTTTTTGTAGGTGTTTTAAACGGTGCTTTCATGGTAGTTTCTGATTTTATGAAATTATACAAGCGTCCCTGCGAAGTATCATTTATAAAAATGGCATCCTATGAAGGAACTTCTTCTTCCGAAACCGTAAAAGAACTCATCGGAATCAATCAGGATTTAACCGGACGTACCGTTATTATAATCGAAGATATCGTTGATACCGGAAATACCCTTTTAGAATTAAAAGAATTATTCAAAAAACAAAACGTAAAACATTTCAAGATTGCTACTCTTTTCTTAAAGCCGGAAGCCTATAAAAAAGACCTTAAAATAGACTACGTAGGCATAAGAATTCCAAATAAATTCATCGTAGGTTTCGGACTCGACTATGATGGTTTAGGCAGAAATTTACCAGAAGTATATCAATTAAAAGACTAA
- a CDS encoding adenylate kinase, with protein MINIVLFGKPGAGKGTQAEFLKEKYKLTHISTGDVFRYNLKNDTQLGKEARVYMDAGDLVPDELTTKMLIDEVNKHPDTNGILFDGYPRTISQAEALDAFLTTIGSKVAATIALEADDEILIARLLERGKTSGRIDDQDEDKIRNRYQEYNEKTAPLMDYYKNQGKFHAVNGIGSIAEITERVSSVIDSL; from the coding sequence ATGATTAACATTGTTTTATTTGGGAAACCAGGCGCAGGAAAAGGAACACAAGCTGAATTTTTGAAAGAAAAATACAAATTAACACACATTTCTACCGGAGATGTATTTCGTTACAATCTAAAAAACGATACCCAGTTAGGTAAAGAAGCAAGAGTGTACATGGACGCTGGCGATTTAGTTCCAGACGAATTGACCACAAAAATGCTGATTGACGAAGTAAACAAACATCCGGATACAAACGGAATTTTGTTCGATGGTTACCCAAGAACAATTTCACAAGCCGAAGCATTAGACGCCTTTTTGACGACAATTGGTTCAAAAGTAGCTGCAACAATTGCACTAGAAGCCGATGATGAAATTCTAATCGCACGATTATTAGAAAGAGGAAAAACCAGCGGAAGAATAGACGATCAAGACGAAGATAAAATCAGAAACCGTTACCAGGAGTACAATGAAAAAACAGCTCCCTTAATGGATTATTATAAAAATCAAGGAAAATTTCATGCCGTGAACGGAATTGGTTCTATCGCAGAAATTACCGAAAGAGTAAGCAGCGTAATTGACAGTTTGTAG
- a CDS encoding DUF1800 family protein: MASLNPNTTVLGIKNAKHLLRRATFVYTKVLIDQYSILTPNQALDLLLTDTPLAVNLPYDPLPLTAPDSYWTESTNLATTFPDQNRKAIIVTGWWWYNSINNPTLKFKLSHFLSTRFTVIGNTEVSGSATEFYDYIRLLLFYSYGNYKKLAKKMTLNNSMLCFLNNSSNLKNAPNENYAREFLELFTIGKGIQIAPGNYTNYTESDIIQAARVLTGFKRKYERNLIDTETGIPKGYNQFSDHHTSSKTFSGAFNNKIISSATDAASMDIELDNYIEMVFNQPATAQNICRKIYTYFVKSNITAEAENDIIIPLAQELFDNGYEIVPIIKKLLESQHFYDLDDSNATDETIGGIIKSPIQQLSEICTYLQATIPDPITNPLDFYNTFWYLFTYNTFLVKSNMGLFNPENVAGHAAYYQAPDFDKNWISSSTLIAKYRLGESLLDGVNRISGNSTIAAKISISDVIKNAGIVSNPSDPFILTSELCNALFAQETNIDRINYFMNSFILQGNSNYYWTEAWNNFISTNNSSVVESRLKLLVTKILRAPESQVF; encoded by the coding sequence ATGGCTTCACTAAATCCAAATACCACAGTTTTAGGTATCAAAAACGCTAAACATTTATTGCGAAGAGCAACTTTTGTTTACACCAAAGTCTTGATAGACCAATATTCTATATTGACTCCAAACCAAGCTTTAGATTTATTATTAACCGATACACCTCTTGCCGTTAATTTACCATACGACCCTTTACCATTGACCGCTCCGGATAGCTATTGGACTGAGTCTACTAATTTAGCAACAACATTTCCTGATCAAAACAGGAAAGCTATAATTGTAACGGGTTGGTGGTGGTATAATTCTATAAATAATCCAACACTAAAATTTAAACTTTCTCATTTTTTGTCAACTCGATTTACAGTAATAGGAAATACCGAAGTATCTGGATCAGCTACAGAGTTTTATGACTATATAAGATTGCTTTTATTTTATTCCTATGGGAACTATAAAAAGTTAGCAAAAAAAATGACGCTTAATAATTCAATGCTTTGTTTTTTAAATAATTCTTCAAATTTAAAAAATGCTCCAAATGAAAACTATGCCCGGGAATTCCTAGAATTATTTACTATTGGTAAAGGGATACAAATTGCTCCCGGTAATTATACAAACTACACCGAATCCGATATCATCCAGGCAGCAAGAGTATTAACAGGATTTAAAAGAAAATATGAACGAAATCTAATAGATACTGAAACCGGAATCCCAAAAGGTTACAATCAATTTTCAGATCACCACACAAGTTCTAAAACATTTAGTGGCGCTTTTAACAACAAAATAATCTCTTCAGCAACTGATGCTGCTTCGATGGATATTGAATTAGATAATTATATTGAAATGGTTTTTAACCAACCGGCAACAGCCCAAAATATTTGCAGAAAAATATATACTTATTTTGTAAAAAGCAATATTACGGCTGAGGCAGAAAATGACATCATAATTCCCTTGGCACAAGAACTCTTTGATAATGGTTATGAAATTGTTCCAATTATTAAAAAATTATTAGAAAGTCAGCATTTTTATGATTTGGATGATAGTAATGCAACCGATGAAACTATTGGAGGAATAATTAAATCACCTATTCAACAATTATCTGAAATATGTACTTATTTACAGGCTACTATTCCAGATCCTATTACTAACCCATTGGATTTCTACAATACTTTTTGGTATCTTTTTACATACAATACATTTTTAGTAAAATCAAATATGGGATTATTTAACCCTGAAAATGTCGCCGGTCACGCAGCTTATTATCAGGCTCCCGATTTTGATAAAAACTGGATATCTTCCTCTACATTAATTGCAAAATACCGTTTAGGAGAATCCCTACTTGACGGAGTAAACAGGATTAGTGGCAATAGTACTATTGCTGCTAAAATAAGTATTTCAGATGTGATAAAAAATGCTGGAATTGTGTCTAATCCTTCGGATCCTTTTATATTGACTTCCGAATTATGCAATGCTCTATTCGCTCAGGAAACAAACATAGATCGAATTAACTACTTTATGAATTCTTTTATCCTGCAAGGGAATTCTAATTATTATTGGACTGAAGCTTGGAATAATTTCATTAGCACTAATAATAGTTCGGTTGTCGAATCTCGATTAAAGCTTCTAGTAACCAAAATATTAAGGGCACCCGAATCTCAAGTGTTTTAA